A single genomic interval of Aureliella helgolandensis harbors:
- a CDS encoding lysophospholipid acyltransferase family protein gives MTLKTAQKVKIPRIRAFFLGWFVWFVRKYLRRHFHSVAINRAALGNVNCGAKAGVPSHSQPTRSAGTLPPLEAAGAEQVDRSPRLTMAPQDSVIVYANHAAWWDPLTAIFLSSTVLADYRMFAPIDAEALKKYPIFGSLGFFPVAQSSLEGAADFLRISRAILREPGTSVWVTPEGRFVDARDTEAELMPGLAHLAVKMVKRSRVSAMGQAGDAKLNRVWILAGAVEYTFWEERQAELLVWFSEPICSDWHVASQEMEDPLDKREWQQRLTSSLRTAQGKLAQASTARDSSQFEILLGSQAGTFFVYDWWRKGRAWLRGQPLDLEHSDKLQKD, from the coding sequence ATGACATTGAAAACCGCCCAAAAGGTCAAGATCCCGCGTATTCGTGCGTTCTTTTTGGGTTGGTTCGTTTGGTTTGTGCGCAAGTATCTACGGCGGCACTTTCATAGTGTCGCTATCAACCGCGCCGCCCTGGGCAATGTCAATTGCGGGGCAAAGGCTGGAGTTCCGAGCCACTCCCAGCCAACGCGATCAGCTGGCACACTCCCACCGCTGGAAGCAGCAGGCGCCGAGCAGGTCGACAGGAGCCCCAGACTGACCATGGCACCTCAGGATTCCGTGATCGTCTACGCCAATCATGCGGCTTGGTGGGATCCATTGACCGCGATTTTCTTGTCATCAACCGTCCTTGCCGACTACCGCATGTTCGCGCCCATCGATGCTGAGGCGCTCAAGAAGTACCCCATCTTTGGCTCGCTAGGTTTTTTTCCAGTTGCCCAATCTAGCCTGGAGGGGGCTGCCGATTTCCTGCGAATCAGCCGAGCAATACTCCGTGAACCAGGCACCTCGGTGTGGGTAACTCCCGAGGGCCGCTTTGTCGATGCCCGCGACACGGAGGCTGAGCTAATGCCTGGTTTAGCGCATTTAGCGGTCAAGATGGTCAAGCGTTCGCGAGTTTCGGCAATGGGACAAGCTGGCGACGCGAAGCTGAATCGCGTGTGGATTCTGGCGGGTGCTGTCGAGTATACTTTTTGGGAGGAGCGCCAAGCGGAATTGCTGGTCTGGTTCTCCGAGCCGATCTGTTCGGACTGGCACGTGGCATCCCAGGAAATGGAAGACCCGCTCGATAAGCGTGAGTGGCAGCAGCGTTTGACAAGCTCGCTGCGAACCGCACAGGGCAAGTTAGCACAGGCCTCTACCGCCCGCGACTCCAGCCAGTTTGAGATTTTGCTGGGGAGCCAAGCAGGTACCTTCTTCGTGTACGATTGGTGGCGAAAAGGACGTGCGTGGCTACGTGGCCAACCACTGGATTTAGAGCATAGCGACAAATTGCAAAAAGATTGA
- a CDS encoding helix-turn-helix transcriptional regulator: MVGNVDKVAVLDGPPQPGSSLADEGVQLVRAIASAVTSLSDLRSVIEPSQNCVYIKSADGQILFTNSNHDRVFGSGATSTGRYSKTFLDETVVPVSEHSDRLITNGCAFVQFQNPGRDSNGQIVLLQTVKFSLLGIGHPKLAILGVTEILEVAEQEPSKRVLSLSRSWHIFTQLDERDRKCAAMFAHGEKTKAIAEKFGVTDKTIDNRRVGILKAFGLNNTMELTRLLCRLQDNGFCDLGL, from the coding sequence TTGGTTGGTAATGTTGACAAGGTGGCGGTCCTAGATGGCCCTCCGCAGCCCGGAAGTTCTCTGGCAGACGAGGGAGTCCAACTGGTTCGAGCCATTGCTTCTGCGGTTACGTCGCTGTCGGACCTGCGTTCGGTGATCGAGCCAAGTCAGAACTGCGTCTATATTAAGTCAGCAGACGGTCAGATATTGTTCACCAACTCGAACCACGACCGTGTGTTCGGAAGCGGTGCGACTTCAACTGGGCGCTATTCGAAAACATTCTTAGATGAGACGGTGGTCCCAGTCTCGGAACATTCAGATCGGTTGATCACCAATGGCTGCGCTTTTGTCCAATTCCAGAATCCGGGCAGAGATTCCAATGGGCAGATTGTCCTGCTCCAGACGGTCAAGTTCTCCTTGCTGGGCATCGGGCACCCCAAACTCGCCATTTTGGGAGTAACTGAAATCCTGGAAGTGGCCGAACAAGAGCCAAGTAAACGAGTCTTGAGCCTGTCCAGAAGCTGGCATATTTTCACGCAGCTTGACGAGCGTGATCGCAAATGTGCGGCAATGTTTGCCCATGGCGAGAAGACCAAAGCGATTGCCGAAAAATTTGGCGTTACCGACAAAACGATCGACAATCGCCGAGTGGGTATCCTGAAAGCCTTCGGATTGAACAACACCATGGAATTGACGCGACTTTTGTGTCGGCTGCAAGACAATGGGTTCTGCGACTTGGGGCTGTGA
- a CDS encoding phytoene desaturase family protein, with the protein MHDRLLKDQVVVVGCGLAGLSAACVLAARGHRVVVLEKNDWLGGKAAVLEQDGFRFDMGPTILTLPSVLHRVFQEAGKRLEDYLHLVPLDPQWRCFFEDGGLLDLHADIATMQETLKTFTGDSQVAEGYGRFMAMSRRLHDVSERFFFWKSVGGIGDTLDTTGMFSAAVLKDVLSLRMGSSVASVVRSHLADPRTAQMVDHFTQYVGSSPSASPAVLCGIAHMQTQEGIWYPLGGTRAIPDALIKLAQELGVEFRMSCDVAQIRTAGNSVVGVELTSGEAIQAQAVVSNCDAVRTHRELLREHPAPSRLSRKRDIEPACSGVVLYLGLKERYEHLLHHNFVFSQSPDEEFEWIYQRGLPAPDPTCYVCAPAVSEPAVAPDGGEALYVLVHTPYLRPNHDWSQLLPEYREVILDKLERTAGLNGLRQRIVSEHSLTPADIHSRYRVLNGAIYGVASHGKYLGAFKSANRSPELKGLYLAGGAAHPGPGMPMVLMSGWIAADALDQDCQAV; encoded by the coding sequence ATGCATGATCGATTACTCAAGGACCAAGTCGTGGTCGTTGGATGTGGTTTAGCCGGCTTGTCTGCCGCTTGCGTTTTAGCGGCGCGTGGACATCGGGTCGTCGTGCTTGAAAAAAACGATTGGTTGGGCGGCAAAGCGGCGGTTCTCGAGCAAGATGGCTTCCGCTTTGACATGGGGCCTACAATCCTGACTTTGCCCAGCGTGCTGCATCGCGTGTTTCAAGAGGCTGGCAAACGGCTCGAAGATTACCTGCACCTCGTCCCCTTGGATCCGCAGTGGCGCTGCTTTTTCGAGGACGGCGGATTGCTCGACCTCCACGCGGACATCGCGACGATGCAGGAGACGCTGAAGACTTTCACCGGTGATTCCCAAGTTGCTGAGGGCTATGGCCGCTTTATGGCCATGTCGCGCCGGTTGCATGATGTTTCGGAACGCTTCTTTTTCTGGAAGAGCGTGGGCGGCATTGGCGATACCCTCGACACCACAGGTATGTTTAGCGCTGCCGTACTCAAGGATGTGCTGTCGTTGCGAATGGGAAGCTCAGTCGCTTCGGTCGTCCGCAGCCATCTAGCTGATCCCCGCACCGCACAGATGGTCGACCATTTCACTCAATATGTAGGCTCGAGCCCCTCTGCGTCTCCTGCTGTTTTGTGTGGAATTGCCCACATGCAAACGCAGGAGGGGATTTGGTATCCGCTGGGAGGAACCCGGGCAATTCCTGATGCGCTGATCAAACTTGCGCAAGAGCTGGGGGTTGAGTTTCGGATGAGCTGCGATGTCGCTCAAATTCGAACGGCAGGAAACAGCGTGGTGGGCGTCGAGCTGACGAGTGGCGAGGCGATTCAAGCTCAGGCCGTTGTTTCCAACTGCGACGCGGTGCGGACTCACCGAGAATTGCTGCGCGAGCATCCGGCACCATCGCGGCTTTCTCGCAAGCGAGATATCGAACCGGCCTGCTCGGGCGTAGTCCTGTACCTTGGCCTGAAAGAACGCTACGAGCACTTGTTACACCACAACTTTGTCTTTTCGCAATCTCCCGATGAAGAATTCGAGTGGATCTACCAGCGTGGCCTGCCGGCTCCTGATCCGACCTGTTACGTATGTGCGCCTGCCGTGTCGGAACCCGCTGTTGCCCCTGACGGGGGCGAAGCCTTGTACGTCTTGGTCCATACGCCATATCTTCGACCCAACCACGATTGGTCCCAATTGCTGCCCGAGTATCGGGAAGTGATTTTGGATAAGCTGGAGCGGACGGCGGGACTCAATGGTTTGCGGCAGCGGATCGTATCTGAACACTCGCTTACCCCAGCCGATATCCACTCACGCTACCGGGTGTTGAACGGCGCGATCTATGGGGTAGCCAGTCATGGCAAATACCTGGGAGCCTTCAAGAGTGCGAATCGCAGCCCCGAACTGAAGGGGCTCTATCTAGCAGGCGGCGCCGCACACCCAGGTCCAGGCATGCCCATGGTTCTCATGAGTGGATGGATCGCCGCAGATGCGCTGGATCAAGATTGCCAGGCTGTGTAG
- a CDS encoding serine/threonine-protein kinase translates to MGFLDKLGFGRKASGAGKSGGNKGESLKSNKRVDIEARFEKKKTAVSGTMSKFYAARDRETDQLVGLKLCDLEKFSFFESRFRGMNKPSEGEISAQMIHPNIAKTLEYGLTTNKEPYLIMEFIDGPGLNNLIQNKDTERLADHRLSLMRQMAEALQYVHKKGFIHRDICPRNYICSTDIEHIKLIDFGLTVPATEPFMRPGNRTGTPLYMAPEIVRRRPTDQRLDIFAFGISCYQLMTFDFPWPGGEVSGLAALNHDTSKPRDILGMRPDLNRSLANLIMQCVQPDAQDRVQTMDQLLSTLRSIPSETNT, encoded by the coding sequence ATGGGATTTCTGGATAAACTAGGATTCGGCCGCAAGGCCTCCGGCGCTGGCAAATCGGGCGGCAACAAGGGCGAGAGCCTGAAGTCGAACAAACGCGTTGACATTGAAGCCCGCTTCGAAAAGAAAAAGACGGCCGTCAGCGGTACGATGAGCAAGTTTTACGCCGCTCGCGACCGCGAAACCGACCAATTGGTAGGACTCAAGCTGTGCGACCTCGAAAAGTTCAGTTTTTTTGAGAGTCGCTTCCGGGGAATGAACAAGCCGAGTGAGGGAGAAATCTCGGCCCAAATGATTCACCCCAATATTGCCAAGACTCTTGAGTACGGTCTGACCACGAACAAAGAACCCTACTTAATCATGGAGTTTATTGACGGCCCTGGGCTGAATAACCTTATCCAAAATAAGGATACGGAACGTTTGGCCGACCATCGACTGTCGCTCATGCGGCAAATGGCTGAGGCGCTGCAATATGTCCATAAGAAAGGGTTCATCCACCGCGATATCTGCCCTCGCAATTACATCTGCTCGACCGATATCGAGCATATCAAGCTGATCGATTTTGGCTTGACGGTCCCTGCCACCGAGCCGTTCATGCGGCCTGGAAACCGAACGGGCACTCCCCTATACATGGCTCCCGAAATTGTCCGCCGGCGGCCCACCGACCAGCGATTGGATATCTTCGCTTTCGGTATCTCTTGCTACCAACTAATGACCTTTGACTTCCCATGGCCGGGTGGTGAGGTGAGCGGGTTGGCCGCGCTCAATCATGACACATCGAAGCCACGCGACATCCTTGGAATGCGGCCAGATTTGAATCGCAGTTTGGCGAATCTCATTATGCAGTGCGTCCAGCCCGACGCTCAGGACCGCGTCCAAACGATGGACCAACTCCTATCGACACTGCGTAGTATCCCTAGCGAGACCAACACTTAG